A single window of Meiothermus sp. DNA harbors:
- a CDS encoding [LysW]-aminoadipate kinase — translation MIVVKVGGSEGIHYEAVAKDAAELWKAGQKLILVHGGSSETNKIAEALGHPPQFLTHPGGLTSRLTDRKTLEIFEMVYCGLVNKRIVELLQKEGVNAVGLSGLDGRIFEGRRKEAVKYIENGKIKIHRGDYTGSVEKVNTALLTLLLEAGYLPVLTPPAISYQGEAINTDGDTAAAMLATAFKAEALLLLSNVPGLLANFPDESSLIREIPAARVNDPQYMSVAQGRMKKKVLGAVEAVQGGVGRVVFGDARTLNPISAALAGAGTVVR, via the coding sequence ATGATTGTGGTAAAGGTTGGAGGTTCGGAGGGCATCCATTACGAGGCCGTGGCCAAGGATGCAGCAGAGCTCTGGAAAGCGGGTCAGAAGCTGATTCTTGTCCACGGGGGCAGCAGCGAGACCAACAAGATTGCCGAGGCCCTGGGCCACCCCCCGCAGTTCCTCACCCACCCGGGCGGCCTGACCAGCCGCCTCACCGACCGCAAGACCCTGGAAATCTTCGAGATGGTCTACTGCGGCCTGGTCAACAAGCGCATCGTGGAGCTGCTACAGAAGGAAGGGGTGAACGCGGTGGGCCTCTCGGGGCTGGACGGACGCATCTTTGAGGGCAGGCGCAAAGAGGCGGTCAAGTACATTGAAAATGGCAAAATCAAGATTCACCGGGGGGACTACACGGGTTCGGTAGAAAAGGTGAACACCGCTTTGCTGACCCTGCTTCTGGAGGCGGGTTACCTGCCGGTGCTCACCCCTCCGGCCATCTCCTACCAGGGGGAGGCCATCAACACCGACGGCGACACCGCCGCGGCCATGCTGGCGACGGCCTTCAAAGCCGAGGCCTTGCTGCTTTTGTCCAACGTGCCGGGGCTGCTGGCCAACTTCCCGGATGAGTCGAGCCTGATCCGCGAAATTCCGGCGGCCCGGGTGAACGACCCGCAGTACATGAGCGTGGCCCAGGGGCGCATGAAGAAAAAGGTGCTGGGCGCGGTGGAGGCGGTGCAGGGGGGGGTGGGCCGGGTGGTCTTTGGCGATGCCCGAACCCTGAACCCCATCTCGGCGGCGCTGGCGGGGGCCGGTACGGTGGTGCGGTAA
- the yjjX gene encoding inosine/xanthosine triphosphatase: MVVVGSTNPAKLAPVRLVFAEVFPGLEVRGVEVPSGVPEQPIGYEETLLGAQNRAKAALAQPGAMWGLGLEAGVEFNALGAWLFNVAVILRADGRWGVARGGSVLLPPAVAERVQAGEELGRVIDDLVGQKGTKRGVGAVGILTLSRLERVEFWRHTLELALPPFLRPELYPQGMMGF; encoded by the coding sequence ATGGTCGTGGTGGGCAGCACCAACCCGGCCAAGCTGGCGCCTGTGCGCTTGGTCTTCGCCGAGGTGTTCCCCGGGCTGGAGGTGCGCGGGGTGGAGGTGCCGAGCGGGGTGCCTGAGCAGCCCATCGGCTACGAGGAGACCCTGCTGGGGGCGCAGAACCGGGCCAAAGCGGCCCTGGCCCAGCCGGGGGCGATGTGGGGGCTGGGCCTCGAGGCCGGGGTGGAGTTCAACGCGCTGGGGGCCTGGCTTTTCAACGTGGCGGTGATCCTTCGGGCCGACGGGCGGTGGGGGGTGGCCCGGGGCGGCTCGGTGCTGCTGCCGCCGGCGGTGGCCGAGCGGGTGCAGGCCGGAGAAGAGCTCGGGCGGGTGATAGACGACCTGGTGGGCCAGAAGGGCACCAAACGGGGTGTGGGGGCGGTGGGCATCCTGACCCTTTCCCGCCTCGAGCGGGTGGAGTTCTGGCGGCACACCCTAGAGCTGGCCCTGCCCCCCTTTTTGCGCCCGGAGCTGTATCCCCAAGGTATGATGGGGTTTTAG
- a CDS encoding NAD(P)-dependent alcohol dehydrogenase, with protein MKAITYEQYGQPEVLQFKEVEKPVPKDNEVLVKVRAASLNAYDWHILTADIFLVRLNRGLFKPKIPILGADIAGEVEAVGKEVRRFKPGDAVFGSLASGGFAEYACAPEKVLAPKPANLTFEAAAAVPMAALTALQALRDAGGLQAGQKVLIHGAAGGVGTFAVQLAKLLGAEVTAVSSSRNLEQSRQLGADYVIDYTQEDFAQKGQLYDLILGVNGYRPLSVYRRALAPNGRYVMIGGTPSQIFQALLLGPWMSRKGQKMGNMLASIRSQDLDYLKERLEAGQLVPVIDRRYTLAETADALRYLGSGHARGKVVIAVG; from the coding sequence ATGAAAGCAATCACCTACGAGCAGTACGGCCAACCCGAGGTTCTCCAGTTCAAAGAGGTCGAAAAGCCGGTTCCCAAGGACAACGAGGTATTAGTCAAAGTCCGGGCGGCCTCGCTCAACGCCTACGACTGGCACATCCTCACCGCCGATATCTTCCTGGTTCGCCTGAATCGCGGGCTGTTCAAACCCAAAATTCCAATTCTGGGAGCAGATATTGCCGGAGAGGTCGAGGCGGTGGGTAAAGAGGTGCGGCGTTTCAAGCCGGGGGATGCAGTTTTTGGCAGCCTGGCCAGCGGGGGCTTTGCCGAGTATGCCTGCGCTCCCGAAAAGGTACTGGCCCCCAAGCCCGCCAACCTGACCTTCGAGGCCGCCGCCGCCGTACCGATGGCTGCCCTCACCGCCCTCCAGGCCCTGCGCGATGCCGGGGGTCTACAGGCCGGCCAAAAGGTACTGATTCACGGAGCGGCAGGGGGCGTGGGCACCTTCGCGGTACAGTTAGCCAAGCTTTTGGGGGCCGAGGTGACCGCCGTGAGCAGCTCCCGTAATCTGGAACAGTCGCGCCAACTGGGGGCCGACTATGTAATTGACTACACCCAGGAAGACTTCGCACAAAAGGGTCAACTTTACGACCTAATCCTGGGGGTCAATGGCTACCGTCCGCTTTCGGTTTACAGGCGTGCTCTGGCCCCTAATGGGCGGTATGTGATGATTGGCGGCACCCCCTCCCAAATCTTCCAGGCCCTGTTGCTAGGGCCCTGGATGTCCCGCAAGGGCCAGAAGATGGGGAACATGCTGGCCAGCATCCGTTCCCAAGACCTGGACTACCTCAAAGAACGCCTCGAGGCCGGCCAGCTTGTACCCGTTATTGACCGGCGCTATACCCTGGCCGAAACCGCCGATGCGCTCAGATATCTAGGGAGCGGGCATGCCAGGGGGAAGGTGGTGATCGCGGTGGGGTAG